The stretch of DNA GTTTTTGGGAAAACCAATATGTGCAGATGGCGGGCTATTACAGCATTGCAACCATCTGTATTATTATCTGCCTGGCTATATTTGAACTGGTCACATCGTATCGGAATTGGGAAGAAATCAAAAAAGGCAATATGGCAGTAGCCATGGCAACTGGAGGCAAAATCTTCGGTATTGCCAACGTTTTTCACCATTCTATTTTGCATAATGATTCTGTTTTAACCATGGCGGGATGGGGCATTTTCGGCTTTATCCTGCTATTGGCCGGCTATTTTATGTTTGAGTTTCTGACGCCGAGCTTTAACGTAGACAAAGAAATCCAGCGTGATAACCGGGCTGTCGGCTTTATTTCATTTATCATTTCTGCAGGCCTCTCATACATGATTGGCGCTGCGCTTTTGTAAAGAAAAGAGGAGCACAAACATGGAAACATTAGCAAAGATCTTGATGGCCTGCTGTGCAGCTTTTTTGATTGTCGGCATCATTTATATGGTGATGAACTCATAAAATAAAAAAGAAATAAAACCGCTTATGGCGGAAAGAAAAAGCGGCTCAAGAGCTGCTTTTTCTTCTCTTGTAAAATGAATTTCTGTTCATTATACTGAAGGCAGCACCTATTCTTTTTGCAAAGGGGCAGATGAAGATGTCCGAAAAACCGTGGCTGATTCATTATCCAAAGGAAATTCCCGCTGCGCTGGATTACCCGAAGGATCCGCTGTCATCGTTTCTAACGAAAGCCGCTGCGAAGTATCCCGATAAAACGGCTATTCATTTTCTTGGGAAAGAATTATCTTATAAAGAGCTTCATGAATCCGCACTGAAACTTGCCTTCTATTTTAAAAAACTCGGTATTCAAAAAGGCGATCGTATCGGTATTATGCTTCCCAATACGCCACAGGCTGTGATCAGCTTTTACGCTATTTTGTACACAGGGGCAGTCGTTGTCCAGTTCAATCCGCTTTACAAAGAACGGGAAATTGAGTATCAATTAAAAGATTGTGGTGCCAAAGTGATGATTGTCCTCGACCTTCTTTATCCACGCGTTCAAAAAATCATTCACCATACAAACGTGCAGCACTTGATTGTAACCGCTATCAAAGACTATCTGCCCTTTCCAAAAAACGTCCTTTATCCCTTTATTCAAAAAAAGCAAACTGGCATCTCGGTAAGTATAGAAAACCGTTATAACAATCACTTTTTCACATCTATTATGGAAGAGATCGAAGCAAAAGAAGAAGCCTTGGAAGTGGATATTGAAAACGATCTGGCCGTTTTGCAGTACACAGGAGGTACGACGGGCTTTCCAAAGGGTGTGGTCCTAACTCACCAAAATCTTGTGGCAAACGCTTCAATGTGCGGCGCATGGATGTACAAATACCGCCCTGGCGGGGAAGTGATTTTAGGCGTCATTCCTTTTTTCCATGTATACGGCATGACAACCGTGATGATTTTAGGCGTTATGCAAGGATATAAAATGGTACTGCTGCCGAAGTTTGATGTGAAAACAACCTTAAAAACGATTCATAAGCAAAAGCCGACTATTTTTCCGGGGGCGCCGACGATTTACATTGGTCTGCTTAACGCTCCACGCTTACAAAAGTATGATTTATCTTCTATTGATTCATGTATCAGCGGTTCAGCGCCGCTGCCGGTTGAGGTGCAGGAAAAGTTTGAGCGGGCCACAGGCGGAAAGCTTGTTGAAGGATATGGCTTAACAGAAACCTCTCCCGTTACCCATGCTAATTTTATCTGGGAAAAGCGTGTAAAAGGAAGTGTCGGCGTTCCATGGCCGGATACAGAAGCAGTGATTTTATCACTGCAAACCGGAAAGCCGGTGGATCAGCCGGGAGAGCGCGGAGAAATTGCTGTCCGCGGCCCGCAGGTGATGAAAGGATATTGGAACCGGCCGGAAGAAACGGAACAGTGTTTTCAAGACGGCTGGCTGTTAACGGGAGACATTGGCTATATGGATGAAGACGGCTTCTTTTATGTAGTCGATCGAAAAAAAGACATGATTATCGCAGGAGGATTTAATATATATCCGCGCGAAGTAGAAGAAGTACTCTATGAGCACGAAGACGTCCAAGAGGCCGTAGTGGCAGGTGTTCCAGATCCATACCGCGGTGAAACAGTCAAAGCTTTTATCGTCTTGAAAGAAGGTCGGCATACAGCTGCAGAAGAGCTCGACAAATACTGCCGGACACATTTAGCCGCTTTTAAAGTACCCCGGATTTATGAATTCCGTGACGAGTTGCCGAAAACAGCTGTCGGTAAAATTTTACGCCGCGTGCTCATTGAAGAAGAAAAGCAAAAAACGGACTAAACAAGCTGAAGGGGCTGCCTGCTTGACGAAATCAAAGAATAAGAATAAGATAAATTCATGAATGAATAGTCATTCATTATTGATTTCACAGGAGGCGGCTTGCTTCATGCAGCGAAACAAACCAAAATACCATCAAATCATCGATGCCGCCGTTGTCGCTATTGCCGAGAACGGATACCATCAAGCACAAGTATCGAAAATAGCCCGGCAGGCCGGTGTCGCGGATGGAACCATCTATTTATACTTTAAAAACAAAGAAGATATTTTAATTTCATTGTTCCAGGAAAAAATGGGGACATTTATCCAAAAAACAAGTGAAATTATTGAAACGAAGCAAACAGCAGCTGAGCAGCTGGAGCTGCTTGTCCAAAACCACTTCGGGCTTCTTGCAGAAGATCCCCATCTGGCGGTTGTAACCCAGTTAGAACTGCGTCAGTCCAATAAGGAGCTGCGTTTGAAAATCAATGAAGTGTTAAAATCATACTTGCAGCTGATCGAACAAATTTTACAAAAGGGAGTCCAAAACGGCGAGTTCAACGCGGTCTTAAATATACGCCTGTCCCGGCAAATGGTATTCGGAACACTCGATGAAATGGTCACTACCTGGGTGATGAATGACCAAAAGTATAACCTGGCTGCTTCAGCGGAAGAAGTAACCAGGATGCTGTTAAATGGTTTTTCCGGCCGTTAATTGTCTGAACAGAAGGAGGAAATCAAATGAACTTATATGTTTTAATAAAAAGAACATTTGATACAGAAGAAAAAATCTTTATTTCAGACGGAAGTATTCAAGAAGACGGAGCCGAATTTATTATCAATCCATATGATGAATATGCAATTGAAGAAGCCATCAAAATCCGGGATGCGCACGGAGGAGAAGTAACCGTTATAACTGTCGGTACGGACGAAGCTGAAAAGCAGCTTCGAACAGCTCTCGCCATGGGTGCAGACAAAGCCGTGCTTATCAATATAGAAGAAGAGATCGAGGATGGGGATGCCTTTACCACAGCCCGAGTTTTGACCGAGTATTTAAAAAACAAAAAAGCAGATCTTATTTTGGCGGGAAACGTCACGATTGACGGAGGCAGCGGTCAGGTCGGACCACGTGTAGCAGAGAGTCTCGGCATAGTCTGCGTGTCGACCATTACAAAAATAGAAATAAACGGAAGGCAAGTTTTGATCACCCGGGATGTAGAAGGTGATACCGAAAAAGTAAAAACAACACTGCCGCTTCTTGTAACCTGTCAGCAAGGGTTAAACGACCCCCGTTATCCTTCTTTGCCTGGCATTATGAAAGCGAAAAAAAAGCCGCTTGAAGAATGCGAGCTCGACGACCTTCAACTCGAGGAAGACGATGCAGCGCCCAAAACAAAAACCGTTGAAGTATTTATGCCGCCCCAAAAAACAGCCGGACGCATTCTGCAGGGAGAGTTAGCCGGACAGGTCAGTGAGCTGGTCACATTGCTCCGCTCTGAAGCACATGTCATTTGATTTTTAGAGGAGGGGTTATTATGCCAAAGAAAATCATGGCAGTAGGGGAAATAAGAGAAGGACAGCTCCGCCGTGTTTCTTTTGAAACCATTGCTGCTGCAAAAGCCGCTGCAGAGGGCGGGGAAGTGGTCGGTGTTCTGATTGGCAAAGAGGCCGGTGCTCTTGCTGAAGAAATGATTCAATATGGTGCAGACCGGGTGCGGACAGCAGAAGATGAAAAGCTCGGTCACTACACACCAGACGGATTTGCCAGCGCGATAATTGCGGCTGTTGAGCAGGAGCAGCCAGATGGCATTTTCTTCGGGCATACAGCGCTCGGCAAGGATTTAGCTCCCAAAATCGCTGCACAGCTGGATGCAGGGCTCGTTTCGGATGTGACGGCTCTCGAAGTAAGGAGCGGAGAGGTTGTATTTACAAGACCTATTTATGCGGGCAAGGCTTTTCAAAAAGTAACTGTTCCTGAAGGCCTTTTGCTGGCGGCCATCCGGCCGAATAACATTGAGCCATGCCCAAGGGATCGGACGCGTTCCGGAGATGTTTCTCCTCTTTCTTTTCCGGTTAAAGATATCCGCGTTGTGATCGAGGAGATCGTTCGAAAATCAGCAGGAAGTGTGGATCTTTCAGAAGCAAAAGTGATTGTAGCCGGCGGACGAGGGGTAAAAAGCACGGAAGGCTTCCGGCCGCTGCAAGAGCTGGCGGATGTTCTGGGCGGAGCCGTTGGTGCTTCAAGGGGGGCCTGTGATGCCGGCTATTGTGACTATTCTCTGCAAATTGGACAGACGGGCAAGGTGGTAACCCCTGATTTATACATTGCCTGTGGCATTTCCGGAGCCATTCAGCATTTGGCCGGAATGTCCAATTCAAAAGTGATTGTAGCAGTCAATAAAGACCCGGATGCAGAGATTTTTAAGGTGGCAGATTACGGAATTGTCGGTGACTTATTTGAGGTAGTCCCGATGCTGACGGAAGAGCTGAAAAAAATAAAGGCGGTGAGCCCCTGAGTTTGGGGCTCTTTTACTTAGGGTAAGCAAAATAATAGCTAACCCCAAAAAACGGTGATATACTTTCCGTACAGAAACTTTAGGAGGTATTTATACATGGCAATTGTAAAAGCGACTGATGCAAACTTCTCGACTGAAACAGGAAGCGGACTTGTTCTTGCGGATTTCTGGGCACCTTGGTGCGGACCGTGCAAAATGATTGCGCCTGTTCTTGAAGAATTAGATTCTGAAATGAGCGAAAAAGTAAAAATCGTCAAAATTGACGTTGATGAAAACCAACAAACTGCTGGCGAATACGGCGTAATGAGTATCCCGACACTGATCTTGTTCAAAGACGGCCAGCCGGTCGATAAAGTGATTGGATTCCAGCCAAAAGAAGCGCTTGAAGAACTAATCAACCGCAACGCGTAATGAAAGAAAGAGCGTCCCGCATTGACGGGGCGTTTTTTTTACGTTATTTCCTTAAAAATCTCCTTCGTTTTCCTGCCAGGCAGCCTTCCGGTAAAGAATGCTGCCTGGCTCGTCCGCCGTACGCTTTCTTAATATAAAAGGAGTGAAAAAAGATGAATGAACTGATCCAGCATAAACTGGCTCTCCTGCCGGATGAATCTGGATGCTATTTAATGAAGGACCGGCACGGGACAGTGATTTATGTGGGAAAAGCAAAAGTGCTGAAGAACCGGGTCCGTTCCTATTTTACCGGCTCGCATGATGCGAAAACAACGAGACTGGTCAGTGAAATTGTAGACTTTGAATATATTATTACTTCCTCGGATCTTGAAGCGCTTATTTTAGAGCTGAACTTAATTAAAAAATACGATCCAAAGTATAATATCATGCTTAAGGACGACAAAAGTTATCCGTTTATTAAGCTGACTGCAGAGCGGCATCCGCGCCTCATTATCACGAGGAAGGTAAAAAAAGACAAAGGGAAGTACTTTGGCCCGTACCCGAATGCGTATGCTGCATCGGAAACAAAAAAGCTCCTGGACCGCTTGTATCCGCTCCGCAAATGCTCAACACTGCCTGACCGCGTTTGTCTGTATTACCATATGGGGCAGTGTCTCGCTCCTTGTGTAAAAGAAGTGCCAGCTGATACGTATAAAGAAATGGCAGCGGAAATTACCCGCTTTTTAAATGGCGGCCATCAAGAAGTGAAAAAAGCCTTAACCGCAAAAATGGAAGAAGCAGCGGAAAAGCTTGAATTTGAACGCGCAAAAGAATATCGTGATCAAATTTCTCATATCGACACCCTGATGGAAAAGCAAAAAATCAACATGGCCGACCTTACTGATCGTGATGTTTTTGGCTATACAGTCGATAAAGGCTGGATGTGTGTGCAGGTGTTTTTTGTGCGTCAGGGACGCTTAATTGAACGGGATGTGTCCACTTTTCCTATTTATAGTGAGCCTGAAGAAGAATTTTTAACATTTCTTGGCCGTTTTTATGAGGCGCCGGAGCATTTTAAGCCGAAGGAGATTCTTCTTCCGGACGCTGTTGATGCAGATCTTGCCGGCCAGCTGATCGGTGTGCCGGTTACAAAGCCGCAGCGGGGCAAGAAAAAGGAATTGGTGGAGCTTGCAGGCAACAACGCAAAAGCGGCTTTAAAAGAAAAATTTGCGTTAATTGACCGGGACGAGGAAAGAACGATCAAAGCGGCTGAGCAGCTTGGCGAAGTCATGAATATTCATGTTCCCCGTCGAATTGAAGCATTTGATAACTCAAACATCCAGGGAACAGCACCGGTATCGGCGATGATTGTCTTTATTGACGGGAAGCCTGAAAAAAAAGAATATCGAAAATATAAAATTAAAACTGTAAAAGGGCCCGATGATTACGGCTCTATGCGGGAAGTAGTGCGGCGCCGGTATACTCGTGTGCTGCGGGAAGGGCTGCCGCTGCCTGATTTAATTATTATCGATGGCGGGAAAGGGCAGATAGAAGCAGCGCGCGATGTATTGCTAGATGAGCTTGGGCTTGATATCCCGGTCGCCGGCCTCGCAAAAGACGAGCGTCACCGCACCTCCCAGCTTCTTTATGGAAGCCCGCTGCAAATTGTGCCGCTTGCGCACAACAGCCAGCCATTTTATTTACTTCAGCGTATTCAGGATGAAGTGCACCGGTTTGCGATTACCTTCCATCGGCAAATCCGGGGCAAAGGTGCTTTCCAATCTATTTTAGATGACATAGAGGGCGTGGGGCCGCAGCGGAAAAAGCAGCTGTTAAAGGCATTTGGCTCTCTTAAAAAACTAAAAGATGCATCAAAAGAAGAAATCATGGCGGCTGGGATTCCAGCCAAAACAGCCGAAGCCGTTATGGCAGCTCTAAATGAAGAATAGACCGCTCAGCGAGCGGTCTATTCCCATTTTACCGTAATTTCGACATGCTTATTTTTCTTATGTAATTGACAAATTGCTTCAGCGTTCGACTCAAAACGGGCTGCTGCCTGTTCCGCAATAAAGCCGCTTTCAAGCGTAAAAGCAGGATCTGCCTGCACGGTAAACCGCCGTTCAACTAAACTTCCAGATAAGCGGTAGACCCATTCTTTTCTCGTTTCTTTTACAAGTTCAATTGTACCCCAGCCGGCTTCTTTGAAAAAAGCTGTCAATTCTTCTGTATTTGCACAAGGAAAGCGCCGCGCCAGCGTTTTTCCGCCCCAATATAAGATTTCAGCCGCGTCATTTCCGAGCAGATCGCCAAGTAAAACATCCCGTATCAGTTCATAGCCAAAGACAGAAACGGACGCTTTCGGTGCTTCAACGAGTCCCTGTTCTTCGTTTTCAATAGTCAAAGTGAATTCCTCGCTTTCTCTCTCGTTATTATATACAATTGACCGTCCCAAAAAAAGCATATTCCGCATGAAAAGCCGGACAAAAATGTCCCCACCTTACCTTGACGCTCTTAATTTATGGGAGTAAAATGAATTTGTCACATCGTAAGATTACTAGATGAAGCAATGTGCGAATAAACAAAATATTTGTCGGATGCTTCAAATTCAAGGGGGGAAAATGGTGGCTGACAATCGAGAGTTTTTTTACCGCAGGCTGCACTCATTGCTCGGTGTCATTCCAGTCGGGCTTTTTATGACGCAGCATTTAGTCGTGAATCATTTTGCGACGAAAGGGGAAGAAGCGTTTAACCAGGCGGCAGGCTTTATGGGAAGTTTACCTTTTGTGCTTGTGCTTGAAACGTTAGTGATCTTCCTGCCACTTTTGTTCCACGCGATTTATGGGCTTTACATTGCGTTCACTGCGAAAAACAATCCTGGACGCTTTGGGTACTTCCGCAACTGGATGTTTGTGCTGCAGCGCTGGACAGGCGTGATTACACTGATCTTTGTTGCATGGCACGTATGGGAAACACGGGTTCAAGCTGCGCTTGGTGCAGAAGTGAATTTTCAGATGATGGAGAATATTTTAGATAATCCATTTATGCTTGTTTTTTACATAGTTG from Domibacillus sp. DTU_2020_1001157_1_SI_ALB_TIR_016 encodes:
- a CDS encoding long-chain-fatty-acid--CoA ligase translates to MSEKPWLIHYPKEIPAALDYPKDPLSSFLTKAAAKYPDKTAIHFLGKELSYKELHESALKLAFYFKKLGIQKGDRIGIMLPNTPQAVISFYAILYTGAVVVQFNPLYKEREIEYQLKDCGAKVMIVLDLLYPRVQKIIHHTNVQHLIVTAIKDYLPFPKNVLYPFIQKKQTGISVSIENRYNNHFFTSIMEEIEAKEEALEVDIENDLAVLQYTGGTTGFPKGVVLTHQNLVANASMCGAWMYKYRPGGEVILGVIPFFHVYGMTTVMILGVMQGYKMVLLPKFDVKTTLKTIHKQKPTIFPGAPTIYIGLLNAPRLQKYDLSSIDSCISGSAPLPVEVQEKFERATGGKLVEGYGLTETSPVTHANFIWEKRVKGSVGVPWPDTEAVILSLQTGKPVDQPGERGEIAVRGPQVMKGYWNRPEETEQCFQDGWLLTGDIGYMDEDGFFYVVDRKKDMIIAGGFNIYPREVEEVLYEHEDVQEAVVAGVPDPYRGETVKAFIVLKEGRHTAAEELDKYCRTHLAAFKVPRIYEFRDELPKTAVGKILRRVLIEEEKQKTD
- a CDS encoding TetR/AcrR family transcriptional regulator, whose protein sequence is MQRNKPKYHQIIDAAVVAIAENGYHQAQVSKIARQAGVADGTIYLYFKNKEDILISLFQEKMGTFIQKTSEIIETKQTAAEQLELLVQNHFGLLAEDPHLAVVTQLELRQSNKELRLKINEVLKSYLQLIEQILQKGVQNGEFNAVLNIRLSRQMVFGTLDEMVTTWVMNDQKYNLAASAEEVTRMLLNGFSGR
- the uvrC gene encoding excinuclease ABC subunit UvrC — encoded protein: MNELIQHKLALLPDESGCYLMKDRHGTVIYVGKAKVLKNRVRSYFTGSHDAKTTRLVSEIVDFEYIITSSDLEALILELNLIKKYDPKYNIMLKDDKSYPFIKLTAERHPRLIITRKVKKDKGKYFGPYPNAYAASETKKLLDRLYPLRKCSTLPDRVCLYYHMGQCLAPCVKEVPADTYKEMAAEITRFLNGGHQEVKKALTAKMEEAAEKLEFERAKEYRDQISHIDTLMEKQKINMADLTDRDVFGYTVDKGWMCVQVFFVRQGRLIERDVSTFPIYSEPEEEFLTFLGRFYEAPEHFKPKEILLPDAVDADLAGQLIGVPVTKPQRGKKKELVELAGNNAKAALKEKFALIDRDEERTIKAAEQLGEVMNIHVPRRIEAFDNSNIQGTAPVSAMIVFIDGKPEKKEYRKYKIKTVKGPDDYGSMREVVRRRYTRVLREGLPLPDLIIIDGGKGQIEAARDVLLDELGLDIPVAGLAKDERHRTSQLLYGSPLQIVPLAHNSQPFYLLQRIQDEVHRFAITFHRQIRGKGAFQSILDDIEGVGPQRKKQLLKAFGSLKKLKDASKEEIMAAGIPAKTAEAVMAALNEE
- a CDS encoding electron transfer flavoprotein subunit beta/FixA family protein, which encodes MNLYVLIKRTFDTEEKIFISDGSIQEDGAEFIINPYDEYAIEEAIKIRDAHGGEVTVITVGTDEAEKQLRTALAMGADKAVLINIEEEIEDGDAFTTARVLTEYLKNKKADLILAGNVTIDGGSGQVGPRVAESLGIVCVSTITKIEINGRQVLITRDVEGDTEKVKTTLPLLVTCQQGLNDPRYPSLPGIMKAKKKPLEECELDDLQLEEDDAAPKTKTVEVFMPPQKTAGRILQGELAGQVSELVTLLRSEAHVI
- a CDS encoding DUF350 domain-containing protein → MTGFWENQYVQMAGYYSIATICIIICLAIFELVTSYRNWEEIKKGNMAVAMATGGKIFGIANVFHHSILHNDSVLTMAGWGIFGFILLLAGYFMFEFLTPSFNVDKEIQRDNRAVGFISFIISAGLSYMIGAALL
- a CDS encoding succinate dehydrogenase cytochrome b558 subunit, yielding MADNREFFYRRLHSLLGVIPVGLFMTQHLVVNHFATKGEEAFNQAAGFMGSLPFVLVLETLVIFLPLLFHAIYGLYIAFTAKNNPGRFGYFRNWMFVLQRWTGVITLIFVAWHVWETRVQAALGAEVNFQMMENILDNPFMLVFYIVGVLSAIFHFANGLWSFCVSWGIAVSPRSQRIVTYATLLVFLALSYVGLSAIFAFV
- a CDS encoding YslB family protein: MTIENEEQGLVEAPKASVSVFGYELIRDVLLGDLLGNDAAEILYWGGKTLARRFPCANTEELTAFFKEAGWGTIELVKETRKEWVYRLSGSLVERRFTVQADPAFTLESGFIAEQAAARFESNAEAICQLHKKNKHVEITVKWE
- the trxA gene encoding thioredoxin gives rise to the protein MAIVKATDANFSTETGSGLVLADFWAPWCGPCKMIAPVLEELDSEMSEKVKIVKIDVDENQQTAGEYGVMSIPTLILFKDGQPVDKVIGFQPKEALEELINRNA
- a CDS encoding electron transfer flavoprotein subunit alpha/FixB family protein, producing MPKKIMAVGEIREGQLRRVSFETIAAAKAAAEGGEVVGVLIGKEAGALAEEMIQYGADRVRTAEDEKLGHYTPDGFASAIIAAVEQEQPDGIFFGHTALGKDLAPKIAAQLDAGLVSDVTALEVRSGEVVFTRPIYAGKAFQKVTVPEGLLLAAIRPNNIEPCPRDRTRSGDVSPLSFPVKDIRVVIEEIVRKSAGSVDLSEAKVIVAGGRGVKSTEGFRPLQELADVLGGAVGASRGACDAGYCDYSLQIGQTGKVVTPDLYIACGISGAIQHLAGMSNSKVIVAVNKDPDAEIFKVADYGIVGDLFEVVPMLTEELKKIKAVSP